In Cryptomeria japonica chromosome 5, Sugi_1.0, whole genome shotgun sequence, the genomic window TATGTTGCTTTAATTTGTGATCTCGATGCAAGATTTTTCAGCTTTCTAATTGAAAATGTTGGTTTATAAATAGTATTTTGGATGGTGCCAGAGTTGGCAGGAGTTAGGGCAGTGGGAAAGGTACGATTATCTTTGCATTCATTCTAAAGATCACAATTTGATAAACCATACTGCTGTGACAGTTGATGTATAAATTGATGTGAATATTGATACATTCTATCGAGTCCCATCAAAGAATATGTAAGTTTTTATTTTTCGATAGGAGACAATTTTTTAAGGTTTGAGATAACTTTTTTGACTTGTCATACACAAGCTTCCTCTAGGGGGGCGTgtctattttggttccaaaaagatagcacggattgactaacatgtgtgttagtagCGCATTTTACattgtcgattttgcaattaatagCTGTGATTGACTAAGCTGTCACTAACACAttgtacgaaaggtctattttggagctagaatagcttcagCCCCTCTAGGGGAGGCCTATTGGCTAAGCTGATCCAATTGATGTCCAACCACATGAGACTTGTACCAACAATGCAATCATTAATGACAAAATCTTCTTGAGGGTAAATTAAACCTGGAGCATAACTTTTTAGGCATGGTCTATTGGTTGTCTGATCAGATGACAGTAAGAGACATAATTTTTCTACAATCGTAGATAATATTGGGTTATAGAAAATTATTTATTGCTTATCACACAGTATGGTGTACCATTAATCTCAACATAATGAGTAGGAAAAATCGACAATGAAAATGGCAAGAAGCAAAAAGCACCGGTGAAAATGATCATGAGACAAAATTCCTGCCCATCCATACACGAACAAGCTCACAATAAGAAGCCTACTAGCTAATTAGTTTCATGATtgtggatttgaatattaaatctttaaattttaaaagattaattttaatttatattttgttaTTAGTTATTGTGGGTTTTCTAACATGTGTTTTATTTTAAATTGCATGATAAGATAATGGTTTTTATTGATCATTTTGAGTTCGCAAAAATATATcacttttaaaataatattttacagTAGTGTATTTAAAGATAAACACTAGTTCAAAAAGAAtcatataacattaagaaaaatctatagagtatatttatattcaattaaaaaatatttaaaatgaagtacattatcattgtattATCATCATTTTAGGAGCATATTGCATGCTTACAGTTCATCACTATTAATTTAGCTCATCCAAGGTTGTGTTTGAAGCAAACATGATTCTCTCAATTTAATATGTTCCTAAATTTATTTTTTAGATCACTAGTTGTTTTATCAAATTTAAGGAACCTAATTAGAATATGTGGTCTAGTTATCAAgagaaacaaatataaaattcaaataGATGGATCAAAATTCACTTTCATGCAAGATTGAAATATGTAGTGGTCCATCTAATACATAGAAACATCATTAGATTGACCAAGTTCAAAAATTCTATCATTTTTCTTATTTCAAGAAGTTGTCATTCTAATATGACCACTAGTAAAATAGAGAGGTCCAATAATACACAAGAGAGATAATttaaagcttgaccacttgaggtatAGTACGTCATGAAACAACATTGCAAGGCAAGAACATAAATGCAAAGGTATAGTTTAAATATAAAGCATCATTTAAAGCTCAATAAAGTACTTAATAGGTCCATTAAATCAAATTGATCAAATTATTTATAAAAGGATCATGAAATGAAGCAAACGGAGAAAAAAATACGAGATTGGGCTGCAATATGATGAATATGACAAAGCCAAATTttaaatctaaaatctaaaatgtTGTAGGTTGAATTCAAATGTCTAGAGTTGATTTTACATGATATTTAGAGCAACCCAATTTGAGTAACACATGTTAGAAGTTTCAATAATTTGAATTTGCAAAATTTATCATCAAAATATTGAACAATTATGTTTTGATAATAGAAACAAAATTATGAtaacattaaaattaaattaaatgtgtaaaaccaaattcataaaaaatagacataataaataatagatatattaaatattaaaaaaaatatgtaaatGAAATAGAAAATGTAAAAAGGATTCCACTTTGTATATATACGATATATATTCAAATGATTTTAACTAAAAGATTTGTCCATGGAATCATTTTTCCTAAATGTGATGTCATTATAAAATACGTGGGATCCAACACTATTGTACCACTCCCACTTTTTGTTACTTGTCATAAAATGTGGAAAATTATGGAAGTTACTTTAGTGTGCCTTCTTCACATTTCTTGGATCCTTCTCAACATGAATGACCTTTATTAAATTGTTCAAAAGTAGTACAATATTTTATATTGTTTTATGAGTAACTTTAATCATTACAATGTATAAAGCTTTCAATAGTTTTTACACATGAACTAGTTTCCATAAGATTGAAAACTTAGAGTGGAAAAACTTAATTTGAGTaaagtgtatatatatagatatatgtcaTATATATGCTTTGAATTTATTGAGAGTATAAATCATATCAACTTATTAGTATTGAAAATTATTCTAGTTCTATGTTGGAGAAAATATTCATACAAAATATAGAGTTCTTCATTCATCAATGAAGATTGACACCTTGATGTCTTATCATATCCATTGAAAATTCATGATCTatatttaaaatcttttaaaataaGATTATGTTATAAGTGATATAATTATATGTGAAATTGATCTATAATATTTCAAATCAAAAAGATTTCTATATAGCACTGTATCCTACTACATATGAGAAGGACTCTTCAACAGCTAAATTATAAGTAGTAGTAATTAACggtacatttacatatatatgatTATAAATATTATGTAATGATACTGATACGATGAAAAAGACACCGTGAAGCTTCAATGCTTACGGCAACCGGGCTTCGCACAATCTGTGACCCTCCTTGGGTACATTTCCACATTATCTCCCCAAATGCAGCTGTGTCATTGCTACAAACGACAGCGCTTTCGAATTTTACACTATAGCTGGCAGTATCCAAGGGCTTTCCGAACATTAACGTTTGTGGTTCTACGCTTATAATGATTCCAGGAGGGTTCTTCACACTCACTTGGTACACTGCATCACCCTCTGTACCCACATATGTCACTGTTCTCTTTACCTGAACCGAATTGCTCCCTGATTTCATCACAACGGAAAAGGATGGATAGTTGAGATCACTGGCTTCCAAACTGGAGTTGGGACAGGAAGCTGAGTCCTTTGTGAGAAGAGAGATTTGCTGTTCCGTGTAGTTGAGAGAGCAGAGGAAGGTGATGTAGTCTTCAGGTACCATGTCGTAGATAAGCCCCGGGTCTACCGCAGCATTTGGATCCACGTGACCTGAGCCGAACGCTAAGGGGTTCGCTGGCTCCATATCATATGAATCCTTGACTGGCTGCTCTGCATTATCAGTCAAGTAGGATGACGTCATGAGGGCGGATTTGATAGCAGCAGGGCTCCATGTAGGATGTATGGCTTTTACCAGCGCTGCTATTCCGCTAACATGACGACACGCCATGGAAGTCCCTGAAAGAAACTTATAGCGCAACTCTCCAGCGTATGCTGCCAATATGTTCACACCCGGTGCAATCATATCCGGTTTGAGAACTTGCGGATAGCCTTTACTAGGCCCCCTTGAAGAAGACGAAGCCACAATTGGAGCCATTGTTTCCTTTCCCACAACTGTCACTCCTTTCACACTCATCATAGCCGTTGCATTACTCCCTGTGCTGGTGATGTAAGCTTTGattttttctccagttgtaaaactCACGCTGATAGCTGGCAGAGTGTTCGGATTTGTAATGCGCTGTAGTGACCCGTGGCGCATATCATTTGCACCAATCATTCCTGCACCCCCTACCCTCGCCACTTCTTTGAACGAAGATATTCGATCACAGACCACAATTTTGCCCTTAACCAAATTGGGATCAAGGCTGCCAGCCCGGCAACGGCATGTGCTGATGTTGGTGGATACATACACCAATGGCAGAGGCCGTTGCAAGGTTGCATCATCTAGTTGGCTGTAAGTGGAAGTGCCTTTGTACATCTCTTGGTTGCCCAAAACAACGGATACTGGGAAATCTCTATCGATGCTGCTGGAGCCCACCGTAGTAATCCAGGGCGCGACGTTACCAAGAGTAGACAAATAAGGTCCATTGTTGCCTGCCGAGGCAGAAACAAAAACTCCCTTTTCAATGACCCCAAATGTTGCAATAGCTCTGTTATCTTTATAAAATGCCCTATCTCGTGAGCTAATTGAGATAGAAATAATGTTGACGCCGTCAGAAATGGCTTGTTCCATGGCAGCAACCGTATCTGCATCAGAGCAACCTTATTCCCAGCAGGCTTTATGGATGGCCAGTCTCACTTGAGGGGCTATCCCTCTGGCCGTCCCATTGGCAAAGCCGAAGAAACTGGTCCCTGGAACTGCGGCCCCTCCAACAGTGGAAGCTGTATGAGTACCATGCCCATCGTTGTCTCTTGGAGATTTGTATTACAAGGTTTCGTTAATCTGGTGGTGCTCTTCGTAGCCTTTGTAGAAGTATCGAGCTCCAATAATTTTTCTATTGCAATGGGAGGAATTGAAAGCCCGCCCGCTTTCGCACATAACTTTCCATTTAACCGGAACTGGTGCAAGGCCTTCATCATTGAAGCTTTTGCTTTCAGGCCATATTCCCGTGCCGATCATGCCCACTATGATATATTTGCCATAAGTAGAGTAGTGCGACCACAGTCCAGAGGAGGAGAGACCCAGAAACTCTGGCGTGTGCGTGGTAGCAATTTTATTGAGGGAGGAAGGGATGACAACCAAGCATCCGTCCATAGCCTCCATGGTCTCAGCCTCTGCCTTGCTCAGCCGTGCAGCAAAACCGTGAAATAGAGTATCATATGTATATAACATCTTGTTTGCAGTCGGATCTGACTGCACGACTGATCAAGCATTGAAGCATACCAGTGATGCTGTGAAGTGAAATGTTGGGGCTTCATGGACTTGATGGTGTGAACAATGTAAGCctttcttccatcatcattttcAACAGTGTCCAAAATGGCAGAAAGAGAAAGCAGTATGAATACGATGAGGGCATGAAAGGCCTCCGCCATTGTTACCAAACAAGAAAGAATATAAGAGATCTTGTGTAAGAAAGAATGAAAACCAGACATCATTTTATGGGGACTGGTGGAGGTAGCTGTTACTGATTAACCCATGTGAGAAAGCATAGCGCGGATCATATTCCTCGACACGAGAGTGTGGGTCCCTGCATCCACCTTCATTTAAAGCGACTATGGTCATTATTCTTCACTGTGATTGACAAAAATAAACCTGAATTTCCATTATTAAAAAGTAGAACAATTATTTACTGGACATTATTCTTCAACGTGATTGCCAAAAATAAACGTCAATTTCCACTGTTAAAAGTCGGAACAATTATTTACTATTATGTTTACAGGGATGACTATATAATTATTGAAGAGTCCATATTTAAATAGAATGgacaatatatattttaattattttctgtctttcaaacatttttttttttctgatttacaagaacaagagttgtaccCATGCTCACTTTGTATCATCCTCTTCTCTTCAGATTAATCTCCATTTATTTTTTCAAGCTATAGTAGTTGAATTTATTTGGGGGAGTAACATTATTTATATCCATGAtaaatgaatgaaaagaagtacTGAAATGAATTGTTACAACAATATAGATCCTCTCAATGTTCAAATTTACATGTTTTCCAAGAACGGAACCCCAAAGCTAAGATCCAAGTTCTAATGAAAATATAAGATGCTTGACAAATATTCTAGAAAAATAGGCTTGATATATGTGTAGAGGATTGAACCAACTTTTGATGGCACATGAATCATAAAAACTAGATTCTAGACATGAATTTTAATTCCTAGCACAAACAACTAGATCTAACTTCAAAGGCCTATAGAAATCACTAGGAACAAGATCTAAAATAAATTCATCCAGCACTAGATTGGGCTTGGAaccaacttatatatatatatatatatattagactaAATTTATGGCAAAAATAAAAATAGGCTAAATTTAGTCAACCAATAACTAGTTTACAAGACCCTTCTAATTTGATTCTCTCAAAGCCTTCTCATTGGATACAAAAATTGACTGTTGCCCAAATAGTCTTTTGGGGCTATGAACATAACTTAGAAaccattttaaaaataatttgaaatttttttggttatgattgaatattttcttttgcctttttttgcctttttattttCCCACAAAATTAATTGAGTTTTGGCAATTTGACAATGACCTCGATGATTTTTTATGACAGTGAAGAAAACcccaaaattatttttctttaagaTGTGCCAATTTTTCTCCTAAGGCTAGATCTCTCAAACTTTGAATATGATATTAGTAGATCTAGAGTTATACCGTATTGGATTTATTTGTTTAACCCAACATGCCCAATAaacatttgcaagtacaacacctatcACAAATGGAGATCAAGAAAGAATAATTTGCTCAAGAACCTAAAAATTGAATATTGACAAACAAACATTATTACATTACAATGAACGAACGAATCTTAAAGAAACCCTAGATGTGAATCCTAAAGAATAATTAAATTAGCTAGTGCCAAGTATCAAAATCATAGTGAATGGGACAACATAAGCTATTATTAGCTAatataataaaaggaaaaaaacacccgagtttagcttaagtgaataataTTATATAAGAcctatttataaaattaattagataATTTTCTAATTATCTGACATAGTCTTGGAGCATAAGACATTGCATGAATGATAGGTTTGATAGGGATACTAAGAGAAGAAACTCTGAA contains:
- the LOC131034662 gene encoding subtilisin-like protease SBT1.8; protein product: MEQAISDGVNIISISISSRDRAFYKDNRAIATFGVIEKGVFVSASAGNNGPYLSTLGNVAPWITTVGSSSIDRDFPVSVVLGNQEMYKGTSTYSQLDDATLQRPLPLVYVSTNISTCRCRAGSLDPNLVKGKIVVCDRISSFKEVARVGGAGMIGANDMRHGSLQRITNPNTLPAISVSFTTGEKIKAYITSTGSNATAMMSVKGVTVVGKETMAPIVASSSSRGPSKGYPQVLKPDMIAPGVNILAAYAGELRYKFLSGTSMACRHVSGIAALVKAIHPTWSPAAIKSALMTSSYLTDNAEQPVKDSYDMEPANPLAFGSGHVDPNAAVDPGLIYDMVPEDYITFLCSLNYTEQQISLLTKDSASCPNSSLEASDLNYPSFSVVMKSGSNSVQVKRTVTYVGTEGDAVYQVSVKNPPGIIISVEPQTLMFGKPLDTASYSVKFESAVVCSNDTAAFGEIMWKCTQGGSQIVRSPVAVSIEASRCLFHRISIIT